Genomic segment of Phycisphaerae bacterium:
TCCCACAATTTTAAAACAGAACGCCAACTTCCGGACCGCTTTTTTCCAGTCCGCAAAGGGAAATTTCGAAACCCGCCCGGGGCTGGTTCACAATCTCGGCTTTGACAAATTCTGGGCCAGAGAGGACTTGAAGACAGAAGACGCATTTCTCGGATATCTGGCCTGTGATGAGTTTGCTATGCTGGAGCCAATAGTCGAATGGATAAAATCCGACGACAGACCTTTCTTTCTGACGCTTATGCTCTCGGTTACGCACGACCCTTACGAAGTCCCGCGATGGTTTGCAGAACCAGCCAAAGAGCCGCTCGCCAGATACAAGCAGGCCATTCTCTACACAGACAAATTCCTCGCAGCCCTCGACGTCGAGCTCGCAAAGCTTAATCTCGCCGACGAAACTATCTTCTGTGTTATTGGAGACCACGGTGAGGCGTTTGGCGAGCACGGCCTGCTCGGTCATGAGAGAATCGCTTTCGACGAAGCCCTTCGAATCCCATTTTGTTTGCGGGCCCCGTTTTTGATTCAGCCGAAAACCGAGGTAACTTGCCCCATCAGCTCTGTTGACCTGGCCCCGACATTGCTGGCCTTACTGGGTTTCGATACACAAACTCTCCGCCTTGACGGTGCTAATGCTCTCGGGCCAATACCCGATGACCGCACAGTATATTTCTCCGGCTGGCTCAGCCAAAGCCCTACCGGGTTTGTAAAAGCAAATCGAAAGTTCATATATTATCCGGCGAACAAAATGGTCTCCGTCTATGATTTGAGCGCAGACCCGCTCGAATTGTCCCCGGCAGAGTTGCCCAACCAGCAGGGGCGCGAAATTGCAGATGATCTTGTCGCCTGGCGAGAAGGCACTATTTTTGTGCTCGGCCGCCAGCAAGCTGGAAAAAAGACCCTTTTCGACACCTGGCTTTGCCGCTGGAACAACCGCGTCGCTTCTGCCAAATATCGCCCCAGCCTCAAAAAATAGCTTGATTCCTCCATCAAGAGTCTGCCTTATGTCCCGCATTGTCCGTTCGTTCATTTCGTTCACCGACGTGTTGCTTTTTGTAAACATCAGACAAATCCTGTTGTCTTTCAACATGTTATGAGGCTTGTATGTGTAAAGATGGACTATCTGGGTAAAGTTGGTGTTGAGAAAAAACAACACGCCGTTGAATTTCGACTCTTCTCTTTTTCCCCGTGAAAAACGATATTCAGGTATAACTTTCTATTTTGCAGATCGTTAAAAAAGGCCTCTCGTCCTTTAGTTTTTTTCGCCTGTTGCTGGCATACTTTTTGCAGGTAGCTTCTCGTTTAAGAAAATAATATTGGGCGGGGCGCTCATAACCCAATACAAAACAAAGGAGGAGGCAGAACCCGCCCATTTGAAAATTTTCAGAATCGGTTTCACAGAAAACTCACCGGTTTTGTTTAATATCGCGGGGTCGTTCTGGAGGAGGGCGACTCCGTTTCCCTTTTTACACCGCATGCTCCGCAATTAATCCTTGCCCACAAAAAAACCCCGCGGCGAATCCTTTCGCCACAGGGCTATAAAAATCTGTCATCAAAAACGCCGTTATTGCGGCTAACGGCTCTTGTCGGATTTTTCCACCATCTCGTCTAATTTTTTGGTATCGGCGCTCCGCTCAGTCTTTCGCGGTATCTTCACAGCCACACCAAGCCGACCAAGTTCACCAGCCACATCGGGCTGATTGGGATTAAGCTGGAAGCTGCGGCTTAAATACTCCCTCGCCCGGCTTTTGTCACCCTTGCCCAAATAATAGAAGCCGATCTGCCTGTTAATCTTGGCCGAATCCGGCGCCATATAAAGCGCCTGCTGATAACCCTTCAACGCGTACTCATCCAGGCCTTGCTCCTGAAACGCCAGTGCAAGCTGAAGAGACGCCGCCGCCGAAATGGATGCCTGCTTTAAATACTCGTCCGCCAGCAGCTTTGACTTGGCCGCATCACCGTTGCTCAATAACACCTTCACTCTTGACGCCTGGGCCTGCCTGTGAACAGGGTCGAAATTCAAAGCGATAGCATACTGGTCTTCCGCCTGTGTCCACAGCCCCTCGGTCTGATAAATCTTGCCGAGCTTGAAATGCGCTTCGGCATTCTCGTATTTCTTATCTATTTCCTTCTGCAGCTGGATCTTTTTCTTCTCGGCTTCCGTTCTCCCGACCTCCTTAGGCTTGGTCTTTCCGCCGCAGCCGCCGAGCAGCAACAACATGCAAACCAAAAGAACCGGAGCAATAAATATTCGCTTCCCCACCTGTTCTTGCCTCCATCTCATAATTTGCACCCCATATTTATAAATAATATACATCTCTCACATCCTTGCGTACCACGCTATGTAATTTTGACAAGCTGGAAAATCTTTGCAAGCAAAATCTTTGATTTTTTATAATAAAACACCGCTCGCAGGATTCCGGCCGTTTCCTTTTAACATACTGACAAGCCATTCCTGCTGGAGGCGTCCTAAATGTCGAGGTTTTGGACTTCGAGGGCATGGTCGCGGATGAAATTCCGGCGCTCCTCAACATTCTCGCCCATCAGGATACTGAAAAGCCTGTCCGCCTCGCCTGCATCATCTAATTTGACGCTCAACAGCGTCCGGGACGTGGGATCCATCGTCGTGTCCCACAGTTGCTCGGCGTTCATCTCGCCCAGACCCTTGAACCGCTTTATCTCCACTCCCTCTCCGCCAATCTGCCGTATACCGGCGCAGATGTCACCTAGCGAAGCTATGTCGTATGTGTTTTCGCCGTTGATAAGCTGAAACTTTGTCGGCAGCGCCTCGCCGGACACGGTCTTGGCAGGTTTGAGAAGAAAATCTTTTAAGTCCAGATTCCAAGCTTCCTTGAGCTTTTCGTTTATCTCGTTAATTCGAGCCGCCTCATGAAGTTCCTCGGCGACAAACGGCTCTTCTTCCTCGCCCTCTGCGCCTTTGCTCGCGCCCTGCTTCAGTTTATCCAGCTGCTTTTCATATTTGGCCTTGGCATAAAACACTTCCTCCTGCCCGCCGGCAATAATACGAAACTGCGGAAGCCCTTTGCTGTCATAATAAGCCTGCACAAAATCAGCGAAATTGATGCCCCGCTTGGCCAGGATTGCTATGTTTCGCTCAGCATCGGCGAGGATTTTTACAAGACCGGCCAGCTGCTTGTCTGAAACTTTTTGTGTTTTTTTGCTCTTATCGCTTTTTTTGCCGTCCCTGATTACAAGCTCTGTACCTTCCAGGCCGCGGGCAATCATTCGCTTGTGCATCTGACCCTCGCTCAGGACATATTCGGAATTCTTTTTACCTTTAATCTTTACTTCGTACAGCGGAGGCTGGGCGATGTAAATCATATCATTGAGAAACAATTGCGACATCTGTCTGAAGAAAAAGGTCAGCAGCAGCGTTCGTATGTGGGCGCCGTCTACATCAGCATCGGTCATTAGTATTATCTTGCCGTATCTGCACTTGCTTAAATCGAACTCGTCGGTGCCGATGCCTGTTCCCAGGGCGCTTATAATTGTTTGGATTTCCTCGTGCGCAAGCATTTTTTCCAGCCTGGCTTTTTCGACATTTAGGATTTTTCCTTTCAGCGGCAGGATCGCCTGGATATTTCTGTCTCTGCCGGCTTTTGCTGAGCCGCCCGCCGAATCGCCTTCGACTATAAATATCTCGGTGCCCGCCTTTTCCTTGCTCGTGCAGTCCCACAATTTGCCCGGCAGGCTGGCGCTGCTTAGCGCACCTTTACGCCTGGTCAACTCGCGCGCCTTTCTGGCCGCTTCTCTTGCCGCAGCGGCCTGAATGGCTTTATTTAAAATCCGCTTCGCCTCACCGGGGTGCTCTTCAAGAAAATGCCCGAGCTGCTCATTGACGACGCTCTCAACAAAACCGCCGACCTCTGGGTTGGTCAGCCGAACTTTTGTCTGGGCCTCAAATTGCGGATTGGCAAGTCTTACCGCTACAACTGCGGTTAACCCCTCGCGGAGGTCCTCGCCCGTAGTACCCTGTTCATTCTTCATCAGGTTATTGTTCTTGGCATAGTAATTCATCGTGCGCGTCAGGGCCGTCTTAAAGCCCGACAGATGTGTGCCGCCGTCGATGTTGCGGATGTTATTGGCAAAGGCAAGCACGTTTTCGGCATAACCGTCATTATACTGCATCCCCACTTCGCAGGTCATTTTCGCCTCAGGGTCCTCTTTAGTAAAGTAGATGACATCTTTGTGCAGAACTTCTTTGCCTTCGTTAAGGTGCTTTACAAAGGCCTTAATCCCGTCATTGAACTTGAACACCTCTTTTTTGTCTTTCCTGTCGTCCCGAAAAGTAATTTGCAGCCCAGCGTTCAGATATGCCATCTCTCGAATACGTTTCGCCAACGTGTCATAATCGAACTCGGCATCTCCAAAAATTTCTTCGTCCGGCATAAAAGATACCGTGGTGCCTTGTTTGTCGCTTTTTCCGACCTCCTTAACAGTGCCCTTTGCTTTTCCCCTGGCGCACTCAAAGTGATGGTGCTTTCCGTCTCTATACACATCCACCTCAAGCCACTCGCTAAGCGCGTTCACCACGCTGACGCCTACGCCGTGCAGCCCGCCGGCAACCTTGTAACTTTCGCCGTCAAATTTTCCGCCAGCGTGCAGGGTGGTGAGCACGACATCTAAAGCGCTCTTCTTCGCCTCTTTATGCTCTTCGACCGGTATACCTCTGCCGTTGTCCTCAACCGTGCAGCTGCCATCGGCCTGGATGTGCACGACTATGTTGTCGCAGAATCCAGCCAATGCCTCGTCGATAGAGTTGTCCAGAACCTCATAGACCAAATGGTGCAGGCCTCCGCTGCTGCGGTCGCCGATATACATATCAGGGCGCTTTCGAACCGCCTCCACGCCTCCGAGTATCTTTATTTTGCTCGCGTCGTACTTGTGGTCTTTCATATTAATCCTTTGTCTGCTGCGCCCCCATCCCTGCTTTCACGTTAAATCGCGGCGGCTCGGCCGACAACAACTTTAATTTCTTGTATCCGCGCCTGCGGATATTGCCTGCCCAGCTCTTCGAGAAGCTCACTGCTTAATAATTGCAGCTCGTACACATACGACGGCGAGTCAGCAAGCACTTTTAGCTTGTGGCCGGAAATGCCGTCGATTCTACAGTGCCGACAAAGCTCGATCGGCAGCAACTGACTCCAAGCCTCGGCTATCAATTCGGCTCTGCTTTGCTGCGGCGAAATCCGCTTTTCCATAAGCTCACTTAGGACATCACCCAAACCGACCGCTCTTTCTGCTCGATGTACCGTTCGCCACTTGACGGCTCTGCGCAATTGTTCGTCTTCGTCCACCATTTTTCAACTCAGGTTAATCGGCATTAGAACATAGAGGAAATTTGCCCCGCTCTTTATCAAGCCCGGCCTGTCCGCCTGACCCAACTCTAACTCGAACTCCGCCGTCTTAATGACCCGCAGGGCCTCTATTAAAAACTGCGGATTAAACCCAATCTCAATCGGCTCGCCCTTATAATCGATGGGCATATTAATCTGCGCATCACCCGCCTCCGGCGCCCTTCCGGAAAACATCAGACTGTTCTTTCCTATCGAAAGTTTAATCCCTCTGGACTCCCCGCTTGTCAGCAGCGCCGAACGGCGCACCGCGCTTAACACCGCCTCGGTTGACAGCACCAGTTTCTTGTCGTAATCCTCCGGTATTATATCCTCATATTTGGGGAAATTACCTTCGACAAGATTCGAGCTTATAACTACATTCGCACAACTGAACAATATCTGGTTGTCGACAAGCTTGACCATAACAATATCCTTTTCACTGCCGCCGATTTTATCCAGCAAAGTCATCGTCTTGGCCGGAACTATTACTTTTACTTTAGCAATCTGTTCAGCCGGCGCTGAAGCCAGGCTGGCTCTGCAGCGGGCCAATCTTCTGCCGTCGGTGGCGACAAGAGACAGCTTCTTGCCTTTAATTTCCCACAGCACTCCGTTAAGAGCATAGCGAGTGCTCTCTTTGGCTGTAGCAAACAAACACTGCCTTATGCCGGCCTGCAGGCACCCTAAAGAAATCTCTATATCAGCTTTCGCCTCAAAGCTTGGAACTGCAGGATATTGGCCCGGCTCTTGGCCATAAATTGTAAAGTGGCTGTCCGCTCCCTCTATCTTGCAAGTGCCGTCCTCAGCCCGTAACACCAAAACATCATCCGTGCTCTCGCGCACAACAGCCGCTAACCGGTCTGCCGGGACAACAATTTCACCTGCTTCTTCCACTTGAACTTCAGAAACTAAATAGTTAATACCAACCTCTATGTCGGTTGCACAGATGTGAACATTCTTTTTGTCGGCGACAATTTGGACACAGTGGAGTATTGGTTTTGGTGTGCGGCTTGGCACAACGGTGGTTAGTATGCCTAAAGCATCTGCCAAGGCGGCTCTGTTAAAATTTAATCTCATAATAGACCCCTATGCCAAAAATGGTAAAAAGACAAGTTTCCAAGCCTCTAAATTCCCAGAAAACACAACTGCAATCTACCCCATAAAGCACACGCTTGCAACCCTTTTTTGGAAAAAACCGCATGGGCTCTTGGTGTAAGAATTAGGACACAAGTGGTTTTTCTCTATCTTGAAAATAGATTAGTATTAATCTTACTTAACTAAAGAGTAGTATTAGTAATCATACACCCTGTGAATTTGTTGCTTTTTAAAGAGGGTTGGTCTTTAAGATATTGTGCGGCAAGCTGTTAAAGAGCAAAAAACCCTTGCGGTGTTTGTGGATAACTTGTTAGATTGTTGGCGGGAATATTGGGCGGAACTAACAGAGCACAGTGTTTGGCTGGAGCACCCTGTTAATTGCTACGGGTTATTGTGTAGAGGTTTTTTAAAGATTTTCCTTGACAAATAGTTAGTATGTATATAGTTTGCATATAAACAAACAAGGATCGTCTGTGGTTTGTATAGGGTCCTGTGTCGTAGGGGCGAACGCGCCGCTTGCCTTTAGTTTAGGATAAGGTATATTAAGTGGTTGTCATAAACAGCCAGCAGGAGAAATCAAAAGATATGAGCGATAGAATACAGTCAGACGCAACCATATCAGGCAAGGCGAGCCAGTACCAGCCTATACTGCCGCAGGACAAGCGGAGGTTTTATATAGGTATTGATGTTGGCTCAACCAGCAGTGATATAACTGTGCTGGATAGCGCCGGCAAGAGTGTTCTCTGTGATTACCGGCGCACCAAAGGCAAGCCTGTAGAAACAGTGCGATTACAATTAGACAGGATATTCAGGCAAATAAACCCTCTAAATATCACCCTTGCTGTAGCAACTGGTTCAGCGGGCCGCTTTTTAGCTAAACTGTTGGATATTCCCTTTATAAACGAGGTCCCTGCCCAGGCGGCAGCTATATGTCATCTGTACCCGCAACTTCAGCAGGCAACTATAATTGAGATGGGCGGGCAAGACAGCAAACTGATTTTCTTGTCTGCCGAACAAGGCCGGGCCAGAGTGCGG
This window contains:
- the gyrB gene encoding DNA topoisomerase (ATP-hydrolyzing) subunit B, producing the protein MNMKDHKYDASKIKILGGVEAVRKRPDMYIGDRSSGGLHHLVYEVLDNSIDEALAGFCDNIVVHIQADGSCTVEDNGRGIPVEEHKEAKKSALDVVLTTLHAGGKFDGESYKVAGGLHGVGVSVVNALSEWLEVDVYRDGKHHHFECARGKAKGTVKEVGKSDKQGTTVSFMPDEEIFGDAEFDYDTLAKRIREMAYLNAGLQITFRDDRKDKKEVFKFNDGIKAFVKHLNEGKEVLHKDVIYFTKEDPEAKMTCEVGMQYNDGYAENVLAFANNIRNIDGGTHLSGFKTALTRTMNYYAKNNNLMKNEQGTTGEDLREGLTAVVAVRLANPQFEAQTKVRLTNPEVGGFVESVVNEQLGHFLEEHPGEAKRILNKAIQAAAAREAARKARELTRRKGALSSASLPGKLWDCTSKEKAGTEIFIVEGDSAGGSAKAGRDRNIQAILPLKGKILNVEKARLEKMLAHEEIQTIISALGTGIGTDEFDLSKCRYGKIILMTDADVDGAHIRTLLLTFFFRQMSQLFLNDMIYIAQPPLYEVKIKGKKNSEYVLSEGQMHKRMIARGLEGTELVIRDGKKSDKSKKTQKVSDKQLAGLVKILADAERNIAILAKRGINFADFVQAYYDSKGLPQFRIIAGGQEEVFYAKAKYEKQLDKLKQGASKGAEGEEEEPFVAEELHEAARINEINEKLKEAWNLDLKDFLLKPAKTVSGEALPTKFQLINGENTYDIASLGDICAGIRQIGGEGVEIKRFKGLGEMNAEQLWDTTMDPTSRTLLSVKLDDAGEADRLFSILMGENVEERRNFIRDHALEVQNLDI
- a CDS encoding DciA family protein; the protein is MVDEDEQLRRAVKWRTVHRAERAVGLGDVLSELMEKRISPQQSRAELIAEAWSQLLPIELCRHCRIDGISGHKLKVLADSPSYVYELQLLSSELLEELGRQYPQARIQEIKVVVGRAAAI
- the dnaN gene encoding DNA polymerase III subunit beta, yielding MRLNFNRAALADALGILTTVVPSRTPKPILHCVQIVADKKNVHICATDIEVGINYLVSEVQVEEAGEIVVPADRLAAVVRESTDDVLVLRAEDGTCKIEGADSHFTIYGQEPGQYPAVPSFEAKADIEISLGCLQAGIRQCLFATAKESTRYALNGVLWEIKGKKLSLVATDGRRLARCRASLASAPAEQIAKVKVIVPAKTMTLLDKIGGSEKDIVMVKLVDNQILFSCANVVISSNLVEGNFPKYEDIIPEDYDKKLVLSTEAVLSAVRRSALLTSGESRGIKLSIGKNSLMFSGRAPEAGDAQINMPIDYKGEPIEIGFNPQFLIEALRVIKTAEFELELGQADRPGLIKSGANFLYVLMPINLS